The Fervidicoccus fontis Kam940 DNA window AGGAAATAGTGGGAAGCATAGGGAAGGTCAAGATACTGAAGGTTATATACAAATTGGGAGAGGTGAACATCACGAGGATTTCTAGGGAGACTGGACTAAACCACAAGTCCGTTTCTATTCACTTGGAAGAGCTCAAGAAAATGGGAATAGTATATGAGAGGAGGTTCGGAAGGGTCAGGATGCTCTCTCTAAATTATTTAAATCCGAAGGTCCTCGTACTATCAGACCTCCTCAACTTTCTGAACGATGAATGAGGCTTCTTGGTTGAAGCTTTATAGCTATTGAGACGCGTCCTCATCGCACAGATCAATGTGCCTTCTGACCGAGGGGAGGGCGAGAGATCTAGTAAAAGAATTAAAGTAGGGATGCAGATTATTAAATTGGTGAGTGAATTTTAATTATTAATAGGGAAATGAGAGGGCATGAGCGAAACGGGACAGCAGGCAGCTGTGGAAAGATTGAAGACTGGAGTTAAAGGCTTCGACGAGCTCATTGAGGGGGGAATACCGAGGGGCTTTTTCATCTCCATAGTTGGAGAGCCGGGCACCGGCAAGACCATATTCTCTATACACTTTGCTTGGGAGGGGATAAAGGAGAGCGATAGGGTGATATATGTAACCACTGAGGAGAGCAAGGAGAGCATAGTTCAGCAGGCATCTCAGTTCGGAATGAACTTCAGAAAGGGGCTTAATGAGAAGAAGATGATAATTATAGATGCATTGATGAAGTCCAAGGAAGAGGAGTGGACGCTCAACGATCTAAATATCGAGGAGCTCGTGAGCAAGGTAATAGAGGCTAAAAAGGCTCTAGGATACGGGAGAACGAGGCTCGTAATCGATAGCATGAGCGCGTTTTGGATAGATAAGCCCGCCATGGCGAGGAAGATGAGCTATTACATAAAAAGGGTGCTCTACAAATGGGATGTAACAGCCTACCTGATATCTCAGTATGCGGTTACAACTGACCTCGCATATGGTTTTGGACTCGAGCATATCGCAGACGGGATAATACGCTTTAAGAAGATACTCTCAAGAGGCGTTCTCAAGAGGTACGTATTGGTTGAAAAGATGAGACAGACAAATCATGACCTCACGTCCCATGAAGTGTACATAAAGCCCGGAATTGGTATGGAGATAGGTCCCGGTACAGAGAAGAAGAGGGAGGATTTCAGGATCAATCCAGAAGTCGCAAAGAAGATGGTTGATGCGAAGAACAAGGGGATAAGGGAGTTTTTGGGCGAGGAAGAGAGCGAATGGCCAGAAAAGTAGTTATCTTAGACGGATATACCGATGAGCCTGCAGGTCTCGGAGTGCCCCCGTATATCGATGTCTATCCCAGGTACATCGCGGGGGCAGTGTGGAGCATTGATCCTGATGCTGATTTGAGGTACTATACAATAGATCAGGTAAGAAAGGATGTAGATTCTTTTGTGAAGGAGGCAAATTCTTCCGATTTAACTGCAATTGTCGCGGGGGTGGTAGTGCCTGGAAAGTACATCGGAGGAGAGCCCATAAGCGCTGAAGAGCTGAAGCTTCTCGGGAGGCTTTTAGGCAACACATTTACGGTCCTCGCAGGGCCTGTTGCTAGGTTTGGGATAGGACAGGAGGGAGGGAAGATAGCCACTTCTCCGGAGCACTTTAAGTCGATCTTTTCAGCGGTTGTTCGGGGGGATCCGGAGGAATATGTGAAGCAGTTGCTGAAAGAAGGTGAGGTCAGGGCGAGCGAATATGCGATGAGGAAGGACTATTCCGAAGTCAGGAGGTTCGCAGTGCTTGGAGCTAAAATAATCACGCAGCACCCCAACTTCGGGTACAACCTTACAGTGGAGCTTGAGACGTATAGGGGATGTAGCAGATGGATAAGCGGAGGTTGCTCCTTCTGTATTGAGCCCCTTTATGGGAGGCCTGTTCAAAGAAATCCTGAGGATGTAATACTTGAAATGAGAGAGCTCTACAGATTGGGAGCTAGGGCTTTTAGGCTCGGAAGGCAGTCAGATATTTTGGTCTACGGGTCTAAAGAGCTTGGAGAGAAGGAATTACCGAGGCCAAATCCAGAGTTTATAGAGCGCTTTTTCCAACTTGCTAGGGATGCTATTGAGGGCTCAGTCCTCCATGTAGACAATTCAAACCCAGCGGTAATAGCCAAATACCCGGAGGAAAGCAAGAAGGCTATGCTTGCAATGATAGAGTATCACACTCCTGGAGACATTTTGGCTTTCGGGCTTGAAAACCTAGACGAGGAAGTAGCCGAGATAAATAACCTGAACTCTAATGAGGAAGTAGCTTATGAAGCGGTAAAGGCAGTTAATGAAGTAGGGTTATTGAGGGGGGACAACGGCATGCCGCATCTGCTTCCGGGGCTGAACTTCATAATAGGACTTCCAGGCGAGCGCAAGGCGAGCTTCGAGAAGAACATCTCCTTCCTCGAGAGGATATATGAAGATGGCTTTGCAGTCAGGAGGATAAATATAAGGAAGGTTTTGGTCATACCCGGCACGAGGCTTTCGGTGATGTGGAGGAGGGAGTACCTCGAGAGGAATGAAGAAGAAGCGGAGAGGTTTGAGTGGATAGTGAGGCACGTTTATGATGTAAAGTTTTTGAAGAGGATCCTACCAAGGGGGACCATTTTAAGGGATCTTTATGTAGAGAAAAGCTCCAACGGAAAGACATATGCGAGGCAGCTAGGAACTTACCCGCTTCTTGTGGAACTCAGCGGAACTTTCAATAGACCGTGCATTTTAGATGCGGAGATAATAGGATACAAGGGCAGGAGCGTTAAAGCCAGGCCTGTAGGAGAGAAAGATTGCACCCACGTCATGGCCGGTACTTAAAAATAGAATCTAAAATTAATCGGAGTGCTTGAGAGCGTATTCTTTAATTCTGTAAGCGAGCCTTTCTCCTATTCCCCTAACCCTCATGAGTTCATTTACACTCGCCTTTCTTATATCTTCTATGCTCCTGAAGCCAGAGCTGTAGAGGTTCCTGGCTCTCACCCTTCCTATCTCCGGAATTGATACCAGCTCGTAGAGCTCTTCCTTTATTCCGTACTTGACTCTGTAGCTTAAAGCCTCCAGCTTTTTAGAATACTGCTTAGCCTGCTCGAGGACGTCGGATAGCTTGTAAATCGCATAAGCTATCCACGCCGCCGACTCTATAAATGAGTAGACATCCCCAGGCCCTAGATCGTATTTTTCGCATATTTCCTGCTCGGGAACCTCATTGATCCAGTCGTAGAGGAAAAGCGCAGTTTTTACCTCGGAGAGGATATCCTCATATGAGACATCTCTGTCTTCCAATCCCAAGAGTATTTCTGGGATGAGTTCCACGAATGCTGCGTCGATCTTTGCAAACTCCTTCTTTTTCAGGCTGAGCTTGGGCATGTCCGGAGTTGCGGCAATTATGTGCATTATTGAGAAGTCCGTAGCCCTCTTCTTTTTTGAGAACGCTTCCTTTACGAGCTCGGCTGAGAGAGGATCTATATAGAGGTCGGAGACGTACTTTCCATAGCTTGTAGCTTTGTAGTACTTGCCTTCCTCTTCTATGAACCCCTTCTCCTTGAGGAACCTGAGGGAGTCCGAAAGGAGCTTCTTGGCGCTCTCTTGGCTCATCTGCCTCGAGTAGAGGGTGTTCTTTACGAATCCCCTTATATCCTCAAGCCTCAGCTTTTCGAGTGTTGCGATGTATGAAAGGAGGTGGGATCTGAAAGCGGAGGAGGATCCCATTTTTGAATATATGCTCTCCGGCTTTCCATTAATATATTGAGAGAACATCTCCCTGACCTCAACGGGATCCCCAGCAATGAGTATAGCCTCTCCGTATTCGTCGTATCCAGGTCTCCCCGCCCTTCCAGCGAACTGCTTGTATTCTAGGACCTTTATTGGAGAGTTCCCCTCGCCAGCTACATATCTCTCAGAGCTCTCTATTATGACCCTCCTAGCAGGAAGGTTCACACCAGCCGCGAGAGTTGGAGTTGCAACAATTACATTTATTGCACCTTTCCTGAAGCCCTCCTCAATCATCCTCCTCTGCTCAACCGTCAATCCTGCATGGTGGAATGAGACCCTGTTCTTGATCATTTCGCTCAGAACTTCATTGAGCGATTGAACCTCGCTCGACTCTATAATGAGCTTTGAAAGCTCCTCCGCCTCGCTCGATTTATTCATCTTCAATCTCTTTGCAACCGTTTGTGCAAGGGAAACAGCCCTCCTCCTGCTGTTCACGAAGACTATAGCCTGACCTCCATCGCTTATAACATCGTTGATCAAATCCAAGACGGGGCTTGAGAAAGGCTCGCTTATCTTCTTCTCCTCTCCATCGCTGAACTTTATCTTCCCCCTATAGTAAACTCCCTCCTTCAGCGGAATCGGCCTCCAGCTGCTCAGAACCAGTTCAGCGTCGAGCCACGAGCTTATCTCCTCAGGGTTCCCAACCGTAGCGCTGAGCCCGAGTATTTGGGCGTCGCTCTTCATGCTCTTCAGTTTAGCTATCAAGCTCTCGAGCACAGGTCCCCTCTTCTCGTCATCGAGGTAATGTATCTCGTCAATTATTACCAGAGACACCCTGCTGAGCCATGAAGGCCTGTGCCTTAAGATGCTGTCCATCTTCTCATATGTAGCTACAATTATGTCATACCTCTCAAGCATGGGCTCAGAGGAGTCGTAATCCCCCATAGTCGCGATAGTCCTTATTCCTATTCTCTCATATTCTATGAAGTCGCTATACTTTTCAATTGCGAGGGCTTTAAGAGGGGTAAGATATACGGTTTTCCCCCTCCCGCTCAGAACATTGTTCACGGCGATGAGCTCGGCCAGGAAAGTCTTACCTGAAGCGGTCTGCGTGACCATGAGTACGTTTTTCCCGTCGAGTATGCCCTTTCTGATGGCCTCCTCCTGCGGAGGGTAAAAACTCTTCATTCCCTTCATGGCACAAAGCCTTTTAACTACAGGATGAAAAGGCGCTTCAGAAATTTCCATGAAGATCACTTATCCTCTAACGCTATCAAGCCAGGCTGTAACATCCAAATCTGTCCTGTACGATGATCCCGTCTTTATACATCTTTGAAATGAGATCTTCGAGCTCCTTCTGCGATATGTTCTCGCCCTTCAACCTCTCCATTATATCCTTTATCCTGGCGCACTTCTCGCCCGTCTCGTTCAGTATGTCCCTTATCGTGTCCTCTATGAGCATCATCTTCTCCCTCTTGCTCTTCGACTTTCCGACCATAAGAGCATCTATATCTACGACGCCGCTCTCAGTCATTAGCCCAGCTTGCTGCATGAAGACCTTCATGAGCCTTATCGCCTCCAGAGCATCTTCCTCAGTGACCTCCGTTTTAAGCGCCATCTTCGCATGAGCTTCAGCTAGCCTTATAAGCGCTTCAAGCTGCCTGGGAGTTATTGAAACGACGTTTGACTGCGACTCGCTCCCTATCCTTCTCATTTCCACGAAGAAGTCCCTCAGCAGGTTTCCTGCTTCCTCTGTGAGCACAGGTCTGTAGTACCTCTTAGCATAGCTTATGTACTTCTTCAGCAGGTCTACGGGGATCTCCGGAGTTACGTTTTCGGCCTCCTTGTGGACGTGGATCATGTGAGATGCGAGCATGGTGTCGTATTCTGCTGAGGGCTTGTCCTTGAGTATGAATATCAGATCGAACCTGCTGAGTATCGTGACGGGGAGGTTTATGTTGTCCGCTACGGACCTCTCCTCAACATACCTCCCGTATTTCGGATTGCCAGCCGCAATTACTGTAGCCCTCGCATTAAGCTTCGCGACGATCCCAGCCTTTGCTATGCTCACTGTCTGCTGCTCCATAGCCTCATGTATCGCAACTCTATCTTCCTCCCTCATCTTGTCTATCTCATCGACAAGCGCTACTCCTCCATCCGCGAGCACCATCGCTCCAGCTTCAAGGTAAAAATCTCCAGATTTTTTATCCCTTATGACCGCGGCTGTGAGCCCTGCCGCTGATGATCCCTTGCCCGTAGTGTAGACGGCTCTTGGAGCTATCCTGCTGAGGAACTGGAGGAGCTGGCTCTTCGCCGTCCCGGGGTCTCCTACGAGCAGGATGTGTATGTCTCCCCTTATCCTGGTCTTGTCTTTGGTCTCCTTCTGCACGCCTCCGAAGAGGGCGAGCGCTATCGCCTCCTTGACATCCCAATGCCCGTAGATCGCTGGAGCGATGCTCGCCACGATCTTCTTTCTTATCCAAGGATCTTTCGAAAGCTGCAGTATTCTCTCCTCATCCTCCCTCGTAATTTCGACCTCCTCAAGCGTCTTCTGGCTCACGAGGACGCTGTTCGCATCGAGGACTATGTCATATATGGGCTTCATTTTTGACTGAGAAGGCACGACCCTCAGAATTCCCACAATGCTCACTCTATCCCCAGGCCTAGCCTGATCCACGAGATCCCTGGTCAGAACGACCTCGATGCTCCTCGGTATCTGGCCTGGGGGTATCTCCTCCGGCCTCTCTTGGACGACGGTCCTCTGGTAGTCGATGAACTGGCTCTCCTCATATATCAGCCTCAGGTTCCCCGGCTTTCCACATATAGGGCAGACCTGAGGAGGCTCTATAACATCTTTTATCTCCTCCCCTGCAGGGGGCCAGTAGAAGGTCTGGTTGCACTCCTCTATATTGTGCCTGAACTTCGCTTTAAACATCTTCTCCTTTATCGGAGTCACTCTCACGAGGATGCCATCGATCATTATGAGCTTGTTTATATAGTCGCTCTTAATGCTCCTTATCGGAACTGATTCGGGGAGGTTAATTATCCTGGCGAAGAACTCCTTTTTCTCCTCCGCATAATCGGGGCTGAAGTCCAAGACGGAGGAATAAATTGCCGCGTTTAAGTAGCTCAGCATCTCATCAGGCTTATTCTGGAGAGCAGTTGCGAGCTGCCTGTCATAAATATATAGGTCATTCCAATCCACATACATCCAGTTCCTTCCTTCATTTACCATTTCTTTTATCTCAGCTTTGTACTTGTACTCCTTTTCCCTAGTATAGAATTCCTTCAGAAACTTCCTCAATCTGTCTTCATAGCCTGCCTTCTCTTCTTCCAATTCGCTAGTAGAAGCAGCGCTGCTCATTTTTTATCATTCCCACCAATAACGATCTTCTTCCACTGGATTAATAGGTTTTTCAACTCCTCAGCCAGGATGATCTCCTCTTGCGTTAGCTTCTGCGATATCTCGGTGTAGTCACCATATGAAAAGACGTAGGTTATTACCGCCCTCATCCTCTTTTCTACAATTTCGCTCAAGAACTCCAATAGGTTCTGCCTGTCTTCAATAAAGCTGGGATCCGCTTCACTCCTGATCTTCTTCTCGAGGTAGTCGAGGTACTCTTGGACGAGCCAGTAGAAGTTGCTCGGAAGCTGCTCTATATCTTTAACCGCCCTCCTGCTCATTTCCCTGTAGTGTATTTTCGAGACCTCCTGAACTGATATCTCATCCCACTTTCTCTTCACCAATCCCCTCTCCTCTAAAAAGTTCGCTATCCACCTCGGAAGTTCCACTTCTTCGCCCTTTTTCGCTTTAAGTACAGCACCGTTGGGGAGTACGGTCTGATCTATGTCGCTTACAGCTATCACCTTAACGCTCGTGTTGTTGAAAGCCTGCTTCAGAAGCTCGAGCCTTTCTTCCATCGTGTTCCACTCTTCAAACTGCTGGACGACCTCTATCGCGAAAGAGGAATAGACAAAATGAGATCTGTACTAAAATTATTTTAAAAAGGATGGATATAAATTATTTCATTATGATGCTTGGTGCTTTAAAATGAAGATCGGGATAATTTCAGACACCCATGACAATATGAAAAATATTTCAATGTTCCTCGAAATAATGAAAAGCCACGAGGTCGAGCTCCTCATCCACCTCGGGGACTTCTCCTCTCCCTTCGCTTTTAAGAGCATATTTTCAAGCTATCAGAATAGAGGATATGCTGTTTTCGGGAACAATGACGGGGACAGGGTCGTTCTCACGAAAATGGCGATGAGGATGGGGATTGAAGTCGCTGAGTCCGTAAATCCGGTCAGCATAGGAGGAAGGAGATTCTTCCTAATGCACGGCTTCGGCTCTCCTGAGCTGACTTCCGAAATAGCTGAGGCGGTCGCGAGGTCCGGAAAATATGACTATGTTCTTTTCGGACACACGCATTCATTGAGAATTTCCCAGATGGAAAGAGCGCTTTTAATAAATCCTGGGGAGGCCAGCGGCGCACTTACTCAGAAAGCTACTGCAGTGATCCTCGAGATACCTGAGAACAGAGTTGAAGTCGTGGAATTATAGCTCTCTCTCCATCACATACGCATTCTCTCCGTCGCTGTAATAGCCCTCAATCACCCTCACCTTTTTGAATCCGAGCTTTTCGTAGAGCTTTATGGCGGGATCATTGGAGACCCTAACCTCAAGGTAGACGCTCTTCGCCCCGTAGACATCCTTCATGCTCTTCATTCCAGCCCTCATAAGAGCTTCTCCTATCCCCCTCCTCCTGTATCCTTCAAGGACCGCTATAGAAACCACGTGCCCCTTTTTCTGGAAGAAGCTCCTGCTCAGTCCCATTACGGTTTCGATCCTATTCATTATATAGCCGACCGCCCTCCCGTCGACCTCGGCGAGGAAAAATGCCCTCCCCCAGTTATCTAGATGGTATTCATAGAAGTACTCCGGATAGTTTTCAGGGAGGGTCACCTCGTTTATGTATATGACCTTCGGAAGGTCCTCTTTCTTTACATTCCTTATTATGAAGCCCCGTCCTACAATAGTCCCCTCGTTAGATGACAACCAGTCCACTCTCTCCATACTTTTAAAAAATGATTTGTAAAAAAGCATATTAAATATTTATACTCTTCCGCTTTGTCACGCATGGCGATGCGTCTTTTAAAATCAGAATTCGAATGACATTCCAGTGTGGAGAGGGGAGAACCTCTCTCCGAATTCCCTATAGAGCTCGACCTGAGCCTTAAAGCCAGTGCAGTGTCCTGCATATATCCTGTCTATTTTCATTTGCGAGAGAGCTCTCACCGTCTTCTCTATCCTCTCATCAGACGCATCAATTAGGTGGAACCCCCCTATAACTGCGAGAACCCTATCCTCCTTTGCAAGCTCAGCTGAATGCTTAATTATGTTCACTATGCCCGCATGGCTGCACCCAGTCAATATAACGATCCCGCTATTTGTTATTCCTACTACCGAGATGTCGTCCATCATCCTATCCTCGACAACCCCACCATTATCAGTAACTGTGAAGAGCCTGTATCCCCTTCCCTCAAAATCCGTCTGCCTCCTCACCTCTCCCGTTGTTATGAGCCCCGGGAATACCATCAACGGATCCCTCGCTAAAATCAGCCTTCCACCGCTTTCCTCAATTTTCTCCCTAGAATCTTCAAGGGTCATTCCCACATGCCTCAAAACTGGGTCATTGCTCAGATTAAGCCTGAAGATGTCCGGATGAGCTATGACTGGGAGATCCCTCTTCCCAATCTTCCTGAGCACCTCAGCGATCCCCCTGGTGTGATCGTAGTGGCAGTGGGTAAGGACGATCGCATCAATTGTTGAGGAGTCTATATTCATAAGCTCCATATTGTGCATCAATGCATACGTGTTCTGACCGACGTCCACCAAAACATTTGCCCTCTCGCTTCCTGAATATGTCTGGACGAAAAATGAAACTCCATGCTGAGCCAAGTAAGGAGTGTTGTACAATACGCTGTCTTCTGCGAGCACAAAAACTTTAAGCTTATCAAGCTTTCCAAATCCGTGTTCCATTTTTGCCACCAAGTATCATATCGCAATGCAAATATATATTGCTATGCAGATGAATCCTCTCTGATCGAAGCATATATTAGTGCTTCATCAGTTAAGAATTTAATTGAGACTCGATTGAGGCAGAATATAGGCAGGGAGATGGCAGATCATGGAAAGGGTGCGGCTCAGCGTTGACATGCACATGCATTCCAACTTCAGCGATGGCGAGAGCGACGTCGAGTCCATTCTTCTCCATGCTGAAAGGATAGGGCTAAATGCTGTGTCTATAACGGATCACAACACGTTTCAGGGCTCTTTCCATGCTTCAAAGGTCGCGAAGGAAAAGGGGATCGGAATTCACGTCGTAATGGGGAGCGAGGTAAGGACGGACGTCGGCGATACCCTAGTCTACTGCAGGGAGCCGATTGAAATAAGGAAGGGGATGCCATTCCTCGAGCTTTACGATAGAGCTAGAGAAAACAGCTGCTTTTTGGCATTTGCCCATCCTTTCGACATCTTCAGAAATGGCATCTCCATGGGGGATCTGCACAGGCTTTGGGAAAAAATTGATGCGATAGAGTGCTTCAACTCAAACAGCCTCTTCCTCACTAACAGCAAAGCTTATAGGTTCGCGAGAGAGCACTCTATTCCATGCATGGCATCGAGCGATGCGCATACTTTGAAAAACATAGGGATTTTCAGAATGATCGTTAGCTTAGAAAGCTCCGAAGATCTTTATTACTCCCTTTTCTCATCTATAAAAGTGGGAAGGGTTGAACTCATCCACAGAAGAGTTCCAATTTCGGTGAGGGTTGATAAGTTAAGGTGGTCGATAAAGAGGAAGTTAAATATGCAGTAGGGGCGGTTTTTGAGAAGTTGAAAGAGGAGGTAATCGTTGATCAGGAAAAGTGCACACTATGCAAGAAATGCGAAGAGCTCTGCCCAGTAGGCGCGATAAGCATTGAGGATGGGAAGGTGAGGGTAGACAGTGAAAACTGCATAGCTTGCTACTCCTGTGCGATAATCTGCCCTGAGGGAGCAATATCAATTAAGTGGAAGTACAGCGAACCGAGGTTTTCCCTCTTTAAAGAGAGGTAAATAATTTAACCTCATGTTCAAATAAATATTAAGGTGGTGTCCATGATAGACGAGAGATCCCTCCTTTCTATAGGATTCCTTTTGGTTTTCATCGGGATAATAGTCATAATGGGAGCCTTCCTCTACATGTTCATGAAATCTCCAAGCAGCAGCTCAGAAGTTCAGGGAGGAGGGATCATATTTATAGGCCCGATCCCTATCATATTCGGGAGCAGCAAGAATATAACGAAATCCCTCCTCATCGTGGCGATGGTCATAAGCTTAGTTCTAATAGTGGTCTACATCCTCTCATTTTTGAGAGGATCCGGTTATCTCTGACCTCCTTCCTGCCTTAAAAGGCGAGGCTTTCAGCTGTAATTCCGTCATAGGTGAACCTGGTATTACTCTTATAAGGCAACTTTTTGAAATTCTCAAATAACTTTTTATTAAAAGGCGATCTCATTTTAAATTGCTCAGCCCAATTTTAGGTGTGGTTTTTGATCGAGCAGGAAGAAAAGACCGTCGTTGGAAGCGTATACGATAGAGTTAAGATGTTGCTTTTGAACTACGGCTCGAAGGCAGAGGAGGTCATGCTTGCTGCATTGAAGAGGGCAGAGGAGCTCGATGCGAATGGCAACGGATTCAGGTTCGGGGACTTCGACTTTAAAGGGTTGAAGGAAAAGCTCACAGAAATGGAAGTAAAGTACAACCCGAACATCCTTCTCAGGATCATGGAGAGGGACTACTTAATAATCGAGACTACATATAAGTCCGGAAACCAGCACTGGTGGAACTTCACAGATAGAAAGGCCGTGGAGAGCATCCTCCTCTCTTCTGGAAAGAGTAGCAGGGAGAAGAGCGGAGAGGATTTGAAGTACATTTCCATTAAGGCGATGTATGCCTCTCTAGAACCGGGCAAATTGCTGGAAGCGCTCGAGTCCATCTCGAGGAAGAGGAGGCTCGACGACATAGATAAAAGGCTCTTCAAAAAGATAGTCTTTGAGGAAATGAAAAACATCGTCTCGCTTATCGAGTCGATGAAGGAGATGGAGAGCAGGTTTGAGGGTGAGCTGAAGGTCCTCTACAGAATAGTGGATCTCATAGATTCTCTATCCAACAAGTTAATTAAGGAGTGATGAGAATTTTAGATTTAATTGTATAGGACTTGTTTGGGTCAGCAGATTATGAATAAAATAAATCATGTAGAAGAAAAAATCAGGTCTTCTTCTAATAAAGCCTTGGTGATAAATGAATGACTAAGTACAGAGACCACAAGGAAGTATACACCAGAGACTACTCGAGGTGGAGCGTCTACCCGAAAATTCCTAAGCCGGAAGAGTACCAAGCACAGGAAAAGCTGAGACCGGGATCCGAAATTACGATCGAGATAAGGGATATAGATGAGAAGGGAAGAGGAGTAGGGTACTACAACAGGACTGTGATTAGGGTCAACGGCGGCGGTACGGTTGGCGATAAGGTGAGGGTGAAGATAACAGAGAGGAGAGATAATGAGGCATACGCTGATATAGTAGAGTGGCTTCAGAAATAGCCCGCATTTTTATTTTCAGATAAAAAAGCATTTTTTAGAACTTAATTTTAATAACATCTATTTTTTAAAATTAGAGTGTTTCTTGTAAACGCGCGAGATAACACTGCATGGCAAGGTGAACCAAATTTTGGAGAAGGGAAAGAAGGTTTACAGGAAGAAGGTTTCCGTCGCAATAGATGTGCTGAGCGAGGCTCTCGAGAGAGGGGAAATAAGCAGGGAGGAGATGGCTGAGCTCCTCAGGAAGAAGTACAGAGAGAATAAGATCTCCCCGTTCAGAGGGATAGCCCTTCCTTCTGACATCTACGATAAGGAGCTCGCGACGCTTTACGTTATAGGGAAGTACGGCATGGGGGTTATGTACGACTATCCCGAATTTTTCGAGAGCGTCTTTTCAAAGGAGATGGAATATGAGAGGGCTATAGAGGTCCTCTCCAGCGACGCATCAGATGAGGAGAAGAGGAAGATCGTGAGCGGAATATTCGGCGGTATACCATCGAGCAACGATGTGGCCAGAATGCTGAGGATAGCGTTCACGAAGGTTATCTTCGGCTTCGCTGAGGAGAAGGAGCTGCTCGATCTCTTTTCTGCGATAAAAAGGGCTCTTCCTGAGTGCGAGAAGGATGTGAGCAACTTCGCCAGGTTCTACATAGGCTTCAAAATTGCAGAGAAGATAACGATAGGTGAGATAAAGAGCAGGGTTGAAAAGGAGGCTACAAAGCAGGCGATGAACTTGAGCGTGAACTTGGGAATGAACATGCCGGACGACAAGTACATTTACGTCATCGCAAGGAAGGTCTTTAAGGTCCCCGAGGAGATTCTGGAAAGAGTTCTGAGCGTGAAGGAAAGAGGAGGGAAGGGGGAGGAGAGGAATGAAGCTCACGAAGAGGATAGCGAATGAATACGGTGGAGTCGTGCTGGAAGATTCCCCCATTCCTCCTCTTCTCACCAGAGAGGATGATGTACTGATCAAAGCTGAAAGGATACTCCTTACTCCCATTGACCACATGTGCATGAAGGGGTACTTGTTAGCAAAAGCGAGGGGTACTCTCGGGACATTTGCTTACGGAAGGGCTCTTGAGTCTAAGGAGTTGAGCGGGTCGCCTGAGTTCTCAACGTACCCCAACTCGTGCGACTGCTTTCCTATCATCTCTAGG harbors:
- a CDS encoding DEAD/DEAH box helicase — translated: MEISEAPFHPVVKRLCAMKGMKSFYPPQEEAIRKGILDGKNVLMVTQTASGKTFLAELIAVNNVLSGRGKTVYLTPLKALAIEKYSDFIEYERIGIRTIATMGDYDSSEPMLERYDIIVATYEKMDSILRHRPSWLSRVSLVIIDEIHYLDDEKRGPVLESLIAKLKSMKSDAQILGLSATVGNPEEISSWLDAELVLSSWRPIPLKEGVYYRGKIKFSDGEEKKISEPFSSPVLDLINDVISDGGQAIVFVNSRRRAVSLAQTVAKRLKMNKSSEAEELSKLIIESSEVQSLNEVLSEMIKNRVSFHHAGLTVEQRRMIEEGFRKGAINVIVATPTLAAGVNLPARRVIIESSERYVAGEGNSPIKVLEYKQFAGRAGRPGYDEYGEAILIAGDPVEVREMFSQYINGKPESIYSKMGSSSAFRSHLLSYIATLEKLRLEDIRGFVKNTLYSRQMSQESAKKLLSDSLRFLKEKGFIEEEGKYYKATSYGKYVSDLYIDPLSAELVKEAFSKKKRATDFSIMHIIAATPDMPKLSLKKKEFAKIDAAFVELIPEILLGLEDRDVSYEDILSEVKTALFLYDWINEVPEQEICEKYDLGPGDVYSFIESAAWIAYAIYKLSDVLEQAKQYSKKLEALSYRVKYGIKEELYELVSIPEIGRVRARNLYSSGFRSIEDIRKASVNELMRVRGIGERLAYRIKEYALKHSD
- a CDS encoding KaiC domain-containing protein → MSETGQQAAVERLKTGVKGFDELIEGGIPRGFFISIVGEPGTGKTIFSIHFAWEGIKESDRVIYVTTEESKESIVQQASQFGMNFRKGLNEKKMIIIDALMKSKEEEWTLNDLNIEELVSKVIEAKKALGYGRTRLVIDSMSAFWIDKPAMARKMSYYIKRVLYKWDVTAYLISQYAVTTDLAYGFGLEHIADGIIRFKKILSRGVLKRYVLVEKMRQTNHDLTSHEVYIKPGIGMEIGPGTEKKREDFRINPEVAKKMVDAKNKGIREFLGEEESEWPEK
- the mcm gene encoding minichromosome maintenance protein MCM → MSSAASTSELEEEKAGYEDRLRKFLKEFYTREKEYKYKAEIKEMVNEGRNWMYVDWNDLYIYDRQLATALQNKPDEMLSYLNAAIYSSVLDFSPDYAEEKKEFFARIINLPESVPIRSIKSDYINKLIMIDGILVRVTPIKEKMFKAKFRHNIEECNQTFYWPPAGEEIKDVIEPPQVCPICGKPGNLRLIYEESQFIDYQRTVVQERPEEIPPGQIPRSIEVVLTRDLVDQARPGDRVSIVGILRVVPSQSKMKPIYDIVLDANSVLVSQKTLEEVEITREDEERILQLSKDPWIRKKIVASIAPAIYGHWDVKEAIALALFGGVQKETKDKTRIRGDIHILLVGDPGTAKSQLLQFLSRIAPRAVYTTGKGSSAAGLTAAVIRDKKSGDFYLEAGAMVLADGGVALVDEIDKMREEDRVAIHEAMEQQTVSIAKAGIVAKLNARATVIAAGNPKYGRYVEERSVADNINLPVTILSRFDLIFILKDKPSAEYDTMLASHMIHVHKEAENVTPEIPVDLLKKYISYAKRYYRPVLTEEAGNLLRDFFVEMRRIGSESQSNVVSITPRQLEALIRLAEAHAKMALKTEVTEEDALEAIRLMKVFMQQAGLMTESGVVDIDALMVGKSKSKREKMMLIEDTIRDILNETGEKCARIKDIMERLKGENISQKELEDLISKMYKDGIIVQDRFGCYSLA
- a CDS encoding radical SAM protein yields the protein MARKVVILDGYTDEPAGLGVPPYIDVYPRYIAGAVWSIDPDADLRYYTIDQVRKDVDSFVKEANSSDLTAIVAGVVVPGKYIGGEPISAEELKLLGRLLGNTFTVLAGPVARFGIGQEGGKIATSPEHFKSIFSAVVRGDPEEYVKQLLKEGEVRASEYAMRKDYSEVRRFAVLGAKIITQHPNFGYNLTVELETYRGCSRWISGGCSFCIEPLYGRPVQRNPEDVILEMRELYRLGARAFRLGRQSDILVYGSKELGEKELPRPNPEFIERFFQLARDAIEGSVLHVDNSNPAVIAKYPEESKKAMLAMIEYHTPGDILAFGLENLDEEVAEINNLNSNEEVAYEAVKAVNEVGLLRGDNGMPHLLPGLNFIIGLPGERKASFEKNISFLERIYEDGFAVRRINIRKVLVIPGTRLSVMWRREYLERNEEEAERFEWIVRHVYDVKFLKRILPRGTILRDLYVEKSSNGKTYARQLGTYPLLVELSGTFNRPCILDAEIIGYKGRSVKARPVGEKDCTHVMAGT
- a CDS encoding winged helix-turn-helix domain-containing protein, which produces MEEIVGSIGKVKILKVIYKLGEVNITRISRETGLNHKSVSIHLEELKKMGIVYERRFGRVRMLSLNYLNPKVLVLSDLLNFLNDE